One stretch of Lysobacter sp. TY2-98 DNA includes these proteins:
- a CDS encoding protein-L-isoaspartate O-methyltransferase, whose product MTPDYAHARELMVEQQVRPWDVLDPRVIDVLATVPRERFVPTPYLGAAYADVALPLAHGEYMFKPVIAGRALEALRPMDTDDVLEIGTGSGYVTACLAKLAREVTTIDRHADFVDAAYGRLEQLGIANTRFEVADALTWSTDRRFDAICVNAAVDTIPSQFVTMLKPGGRMFIVRGHAPAMEAVLVRNENGASRIESLFETDIPYLVGAAPVPVFQF is encoded by the coding sequence ATGACGCCCGACTACGCCCACGCCCGCGAACTCATGGTGGAACAGCAGGTCCGCCCTTGGGACGTGCTGGACCCGCGCGTGATCGACGTGCTCGCCACGGTGCCGCGCGAGCGCTTCGTGCCGACGCCCTACCTCGGTGCTGCATACGCCGACGTCGCGTTGCCGCTCGCGCATGGCGAATACATGTTCAAACCGGTGATCGCCGGACGCGCGCTCGAAGCGCTGCGTCCCATGGACACCGACGATGTGCTGGAGATCGGCACGGGCAGCGGTTACGTCACCGCCTGCCTCGCCAAGCTCGCGCGCGAAGTGACCACCATCGATCGCCATGCCGATTTCGTCGACGCCGCGTACGGGCGCCTGGAACAGCTCGGCATCGCCAACACGCGTTTCGAAGTCGCCGATGCACTGACGTGGTCGACCGACCGCCGCTTCGACGCGATCTGCGTCAACGCCGCGGTGGACACGATTCCGTCGCAGTTCGTCACGATGCTCAAGCCGGGCGGCCGCATGTTCATCGTCCGCGGCCATGCGCCGGCGATGGAGGCCGTGCTGGTGCGCAACGAAAACGGCGCTTCGCGCATTGAATCCCTGTTTGAGACCGATATTCCCTACCTCGTCGGCGCCGCTCCGGTGCCGGTGTTCCAGTTCTGA
- a CDS encoding TolC family outer membrane protein: protein MIRRPLVLALVIALAPAAASAEDLMQVYSLARENDPQLAASQSNRLATREGEVQARAAMLPQIGGTASLNKSRSEGPSSQTQFDPSTGEPVRFSGDTQTNTTTRSLGVDLQQMLFDRSRFTVLKSQQALSRASDFSVEAADDSLITRTSGAYFNTLVAIETLTAAEASEAALKKQFDAASKRLEVGLAPITDVHEARAQYDSARANTIVARNAVLDAYQALAEITGKPVGALKALPEDFQPTLAETGTAASWVARALENNPLLHSAEEQLASANENIETARSGHWPTLYLNGSYGDRKTTGDSTFSAGSLSSTNPIDSQSRGPAVGVTLNVPIFSGGATSSRVRQAIASRDVVADQVEQQRRALIRNTNAAYQALAAGITEVESRRAALTSARAAFEASQVGLEVGTRTVLDVLNNQQNVLVAARLYSQARYSFLQARLLLDQSAGTLDVADVQDVNRLLTVTAPTPVPVAP, encoded by the coding sequence ATGATCCGCCGTCCGCTCGTTCTCGCCCTCGTTATTGCCCTAGCCCCCGCCGCCGCGTCCGCGGAAGACCTGATGCAGGTCTATTCGCTGGCGCGCGAAAACGATCCGCAGCTCGCGGCGTCGCAGTCCAATCGTCTCGCCACGCGGGAAGGCGAAGTGCAGGCGCGTGCGGCGATGCTGCCGCAGATCGGGGGTACCGCATCGCTCAACAAGTCGCGCAGCGAAGGCCCGTCCTCGCAGACGCAGTTCGATCCGTCGACGGGCGAGCCGGTGCGCTTCAGCGGCGACACCCAGACCAACACGACGACGCGCTCGCTCGGCGTCGATCTGCAGCAGATGCTGTTCGACCGCTCGCGTTTCACCGTCCTCAAGAGCCAGCAGGCGTTGAGCCGTGCCAGCGACTTCAGCGTGGAGGCCGCGGACGATTCGCTCATCACGCGCACGTCGGGCGCCTACTTCAATACGCTGGTCGCGATCGAGACGCTGACCGCCGCCGAGGCGTCGGAAGCCGCGCTCAAGAAGCAGTTCGACGCCGCGTCCAAGCGCCTCGAAGTCGGTCTCGCGCCGATCACCGACGTGCATGAAGCACGTGCGCAGTACGACAGCGCGCGCGCCAACACGATCGTTGCCCGCAACGCGGTGCTCGATGCGTATCAGGCGCTCGCCGAAATTACCGGCAAGCCCGTGGGCGCCCTCAAGGCGCTGCCTGAAGATTTCCAGCCGACGCTTGCGGAAACGGGTACGGCGGCATCGTGGGTGGCACGCGCGCTCGAGAACAATCCGTTACTGCACTCCGCCGAGGAGCAGCTGGCGTCCGCCAACGAGAACATCGAGACCGCGCGTTCCGGCCATTGGCCCACGCTGTACCTCAATGGTTCGTACGGCGATCGCAAGACGACCGGTGACAGCACCTTCAGCGCCGGCAGCCTGTCGTCGACCAACCCCATCGACAGCCAGAGCCGCGGCCCCGCCGTCGGCGTCACGCTCAACGTGCCGATCTTCTCCGGCGGCGCAACGTCCTCGCGCGTGCGCCAGGCGATCGCCAGCCGCGACGTCGTCGCCGATCAGGTCGAACAGCAGCGTCGTGCGCTGATCCGCAACACGAATGCCGCCTACCAGGCGCTGGCCGCGGGCATCACCGAAGTCGAATCGCGCCGCGCGGCGCTGACGTCAGCGCGCGCCGCGTTCGAGGCCTCGCAGGTCGGCCTCGAAGTCGGCACGCGCACCGTGCTCGATGTGTTGAACAACCAGCAGAACGTGCTCGTCGCGGCGCGCCTGTACTCGCAGGCCCGCTACAGCTTCCTGCAGGCGCGCCTGCTGCTCGACCAGTCGGCCGGCACGCTAGACGTCGCCGACGTGCAGGACGTGAACCGCCTGCTGACGGTCACCGCACCGACGCCGGTGCCGGTCGCTCCGTAA
- the waaA gene encoding lipid IV(A) 3-deoxy-D-manno-octulosonic acid transferase, protein MADATRDRLELPLRVLYSLALYLLTPITVYHLIWRGFRQSAYFERWSERYASFGPQRDHRVLWVHAVSVGEVNAAIPLVDALLQRRPDLRLLVTTITPTGSARVRALWGDRVDHVYLPYDLPGAVGRFLHHFRPYAALIMETELWPNLLFGCRDYGVPAYVLNARLSARSLRGYQVLAPLVRRAVRTLRGVGAQSHSDARRFIALGAGPERVHETGNLKYDLALPPTVETFGRDCRARRAGRLAWIAASTHPDEEAAVLSIHRRLRGRWPDLLLMWAPRHPERFRAVYEQSTAAGFRTARRSDERWATPDSGVFVIDTLGELLNFYACADVAFVGGSLQAIGGHNLLEPAATGTPTTTGPHLHNFADISHRLAAAGALRIANDEAGVAEALDAMLADPALRASMADAGRALVESGRGALERTLALVGADLPAGQ, encoded by the coding sequence ATGGCCGACGCGACCCGCGACCGTCTGGAGCTGCCGCTGCGCGTGCTGTATTCGCTCGCGCTGTACCTGCTCACGCCGATCACGGTCTATCACCTGATCTGGCGCGGCTTCCGGCAGTCCGCCTACTTCGAGCGCTGGAGCGAGCGCTACGCGAGCTTCGGTCCGCAGCGTGATCACCGCGTGCTGTGGGTGCATGCGGTGTCGGTCGGTGAAGTGAATGCCGCGATCCCGCTGGTCGATGCGCTGCTGCAGCGACGTCCCGACCTGCGCTTGCTCGTCACCACGATCACGCCCACTGGTTCCGCGCGCGTGCGCGCGCTGTGGGGCGATCGCGTCGATCACGTCTATCTGCCCTACGATCTGCCGGGCGCCGTCGGCCGCTTTCTGCATCACTTCCGCCCGTACGCGGCACTGATCATGGAAACCGAGTTGTGGCCGAACCTGCTGTTCGGTTGCCGCGATTACGGCGTGCCCGCCTACGTGCTCAATGCGCGACTGTCCGCGCGTTCGCTGCGTGGTTACCAGGTGCTCGCGCCGCTGGTGCGTCGCGCGGTGCGCACGTTGCGCGGCGTCGGTGCGCAATCGCATTCCGATGCGCGCCGCTTCATCGCCCTCGGTGCCGGGCCGGAGCGTGTGCACGAAACCGGCAACCTCAAGTACGACCTGGCGTTGCCGCCGACCGTCGAGACGTTCGGACGCGACTGTCGCGCGCGTCGTGCGGGGCGTCTTGCCTGGATCGCCGCGAGCACACATCCCGATGAGGAAGCAGCGGTCCTGTCGATCCATCGGCGCCTGCGCGGCCGCTGGCCCGATCTGCTCCTGATGTGGGCGCCGCGTCACCCCGAGCGCTTCCGCGCCGTGTACGAACAGTCAACCGCGGCGGGCTTCCGGACTGCGCGTCGGTCCGATGAGCGCTGGGCCACGCCGGACAGTGGCGTGTTCGTGATCGATACGCTGGGCGAGCTGCTGAACTTCTACGCCTGCGCGGACGTCGCGTTCGTCGGCGGTTCGCTGCAGGCGATCGGCGGACACAATCTGCTCGAGCCGGCGGCAACCGGCACGCCGACGACGACCGGCCCGCACCTGCACAACTTCGCCGACATCTCGCATCGCCTCGCAGCCGCGGGCGCGCTGCGCATCGCGAACGACGAGGCAGGTGTCGCCGAGGCGCTCGACGCGATGCTCGCGGACCCGGCGTTGCGTGCGTCGATGGCGGATGCCGGCCGCGCGCTGGTCGAATCTGGGCGTGGCGCGTTGGAGCGCACGCTGGCGCTGGTCGGCGCGGATCTTCCTGCGGGTCAGTGA
- the lpxL gene encoding LpxL/LpxP family Kdo(2)-lipid IV(A) lauroyl/palmitoleoyl acyltransferase codes for MSDAVSPTSAGPVPRGIRHWPMRAGIALLVGAARLPWPVQRALGRGLGALAFVLAPSRRHAARINLRLCFPELDDATRSRLLRGTFRDFGIGLFEFARAWWGDIAPMRRDVVIEGLEHLRELQAQKRGVLMISGHFMTLEMAGRLLCDHVPLAGMYRRYRDPVMEHAVKQGRLRYAAAMFANDEIRAAMRHLKQGGFLWYAPDQDMRGKDTVFAPFFGVPAATITATHQFARLTGCAVVPFFHRREGDRYVLRVAPPLEDFPSQDAASDSARVNAAIEAMVREAPTQYLWIHRRFKRRPDGEAAQY; via the coding sequence ATGAGCGACGCCGTGAGCCCGACCTCGGCCGGACCGGTGCCGCGTGGTATCCGGCACTGGCCGATGCGTGCCGGCATCGCGCTGCTGGTCGGTGCGGCGCGCCTGCCGTGGCCGGTGCAGCGTGCGCTCGGCCGCGGGCTCGGCGCACTGGCGTTCGTGCTCGCGCCGTCGCGCCGTCATGCCGCGCGCATCAACCTGCGCCTGTGTTTCCCCGAGCTCGACGACGCGACGCGCTCGCGCCTGCTGCGCGGGACATTCCGCGACTTCGGCATCGGCCTGTTCGAGTTCGCGCGTGCATGGTGGGGCGACATCGCACCGATGCGTCGCGACGTCGTGATCGAAGGGCTCGAACACCTGCGCGAGCTGCAGGCGCAGAAGCGCGGCGTGCTGATGATCTCCGGCCACTTCATGACGCTGGAAATGGCAGGTCGCCTGCTCTGCGATCACGTGCCGCTGGCGGGCATGTATCGCCGCTATCGCGATCCGGTGATGGAGCATGCAGTGAAGCAGGGGCGCCTGCGCTACGCCGCGGCGATGTTCGCCAACGACGAAATCCGCGCGGCGATGCGCCATCTCAAGCAGGGCGGCTTCCTCTGGTATGCGCCGGACCAGGACATGCGCGGAAAAGACACTGTGTTCGCGCCGTTCTTCGGCGTGCCCGCCGCGACGATCACCGCGACGCATCAGTTCGCACGTCTCACGGGGTGCGCGGTGGTGCCGTTCTTCCACCGTCGCGAAGGTGATCGCTACGTCTTGCGCGTCGCGCCGCCGCTCGAGGACTTTCCGTCGCAGGACGCGGCGTCCGACAGCGCGCGCGTCAACGCGGCGATCGAAGCGATGGTGCGCGAAGCGCCAACGCAGTACCTGTGGATCCATCGACGCTTCAAGCGCCGGCCGGATGGCGAGGCCGCGCAGTACTGA
- a CDS encoding O-antigen ligase family protein: MASITNSPADRVPETGWRWAPAWVLAFVALWPAPGYAEAVLVVGALIAMYMLIRARFRGGTRLLSGQAWALTTLMFAAYWVPRLVSTFDTFDPLRSLLDAATDLRHLPFLWLVAAAVANAENRRKTFAGLGIIVLVWVADALLQAMTGNSPIFNMIDHAKHAIDGRGMCPAEASLVVDRLSGFLGPCNLKLGQVVASLSPFLLYEAARRFRATGWLVAAAGVGMVIVLAGSRASWITYGLVLLLSGWRLLGWKRLLGVFAFGAVALALLTVSVPQVRERIERTTLVLAGDHRDVDSALSGRGRIWSAATCMIKEHPFNGVGVRRFRLAFPSCDPLPGQRAEWGEGPALHAHQIVLEILSETGFLGLILWLAGAAQAWRAWRYADPEARAHARPAMYALVVTVFPFNTHLAFYSTFWGGLTLMLFALYAGSLYATDRDRSAAKAA; this comes from the coding sequence TTGGCGTCTATCACGAACTCGCCGGCTGACCGCGTACCCGAGACCGGCTGGCGCTGGGCGCCGGCCTGGGTGCTCGCGTTCGTCGCGTTGTGGCCCGCGCCCGGCTACGCCGAGGCGGTGCTGGTGGTCGGCGCGCTGATCGCGATGTACATGCTGATCCGCGCGCGCTTCCGCGGCGGCACGCGCCTGCTCAGCGGCCAGGCGTGGGCGCTGACGACGCTGATGTTCGCGGCGTACTGGGTGCCGCGCCTGGTCTCGACGTTCGACACCTTCGATCCGCTGCGCTCACTGCTCGACGCCGCTACCGACCTGCGCCATCTGCCCTTCCTGTGGCTGGTCGCGGCGGCGGTCGCGAATGCGGAAAACCGCCGCAAGACATTCGCCGGCCTCGGCATCATCGTGCTGGTGTGGGTCGCCGACGCGTTGCTGCAGGCGATGACCGGCAACAGCCCCATCTTCAACATGATCGACCACGCCAAGCACGCGATCGACGGGCGCGGCATGTGCCCGGCGGAAGCCTCGCTGGTCGTCGATCGCCTCAGCGGTTTCCTCGGGCCGTGCAACCTCAAGCTCGGGCAGGTCGTCGCGAGTCTGTCGCCGTTCCTGCTGTACGAGGCCGCGCGCCGTTTCCGCGCAACCGGATGGCTGGTCGCGGCCGCGGGCGTCGGCATGGTCATCGTGCTCGCCGGTTCGCGCGCGTCGTGGATCACCTACGGGCTGGTGCTGCTGCTGTCGGGCTGGCGCCTGCTCGGCTGGAAGCGCCTGCTCGGCGTGTTCGCGTTCGGCGCCGTCGCGCTCGCGCTGCTCACGGTCAGCGTGCCGCAGGTGCGCGAGCGCATCGAGCGCACGACGCTGGTTCTCGCCGGCGACCATCGCGACGTCGACAGTGCGCTGTCGGGACGCGGCCGCATCTGGTCGGCGGCGACCTGCATGATCAAGGAACATCCGTTCAACGGCGTCGGCGTGCGTCGTTTCCGCCTGGCGTTCCCATCCTGCGACCCATTGCCCGGCCAGCGCGCGGAGTGGGGCGAGGGTCCCGCACTGCATGCGCACCAGATCGTGCTGGAGATCCTGAGCGAAACGGGCTTTTTGGGCCTGATCCTGTGGCTTGCGGGCGCCGCGCAGGCGTGGCGCGCATGGCGGTACGCGGACCCGGAAGCGCGTGCGCATGCGCGGCCGGCGATGTATGCGCTGGTCGTCACCGTCTTCCCGTTCAACACGCACCTCGCGTTCTATTCAACGTTCTGGGGTGGGCTCACGCTGATGCTGTTCGCGTTGTACGCCGGCAGCCTCTACGCCACCGACCGCGACCGGAGCGCGGCGAAGGCGGCATGA
- a CDS encoding glycosyltransferase: protein MTPAPQRRLTVVQLLPALESGGVERSTLEIAQALVNAGHRAVVVSRGGRLVPRLEALGAEHVTLDVGAKSLRVLGRVATLRRALEGADIVHARSRLPAWIGLMALRGLPAARRPHFVTTVHGLNSPSRYSAVMTRGERVICVSRTVRDYVLKHYPSTNPSKLRVIPRGIDAGAFPRAAYPDRDARAWAASQHPALQGDGPLLLLPGRGTRLKGHGDGLALLAKLRADGIDARLWLPGAREAGREAYIAELEREAAQLGIAEAIAFTPPTDAIARAYAASDLVLQLSRKPESFGRTVIEALSVGRPVLGWAHGGVGELLEDFEPAGAVAPFDLDRLHATARDLLAQPPALPASIPLTLQAMQEATLGVYHELAG, encoded by the coding sequence ATGACGCCCGCCCCGCAACGCCGCCTCACCGTCGTCCAGCTGCTGCCGGCGCTGGAGTCGGGCGGGGTCGAACGTTCCACCCTCGAGATCGCGCAGGCCCTCGTCAACGCCGGGCATCGCGCGGTCGTGGTGTCGCGCGGTGGACGTCTGGTCCCGCGCCTGGAGGCGCTGGGCGCGGAGCACGTGACGCTCGACGTCGGCGCGAAGTCGCTGCGCGTGCTGGGTCGTGTCGCCACGTTGCGACGCGCGCTGGAAGGCGCCGACATCGTCCATGCGCGTTCACGCTTGCCGGCATGGATCGGCCTCATGGCGCTGCGTGGGCTTCCCGCCGCGCGACGCCCGCATTTCGTCACTACGGTGCACGGGCTCAATTCGCCGTCGCGCTACAGCGCAGTGATGACCCGCGGCGAACGCGTGATCTGCGTGTCGCGCACCGTGCGCGACTACGTGCTGAAGCATTACCCGAGCACGAACCCCTCCAAGCTGCGCGTGATCCCGCGCGGCATCGACGCGGGCGCATTTCCACGCGCGGCGTATCCCGATCGTGACGCGCGCGCCTGGGCGGCGTCGCAGCATCCCGCGCTGCAGGGCGACGGGCCGCTGCTGTTGCTGCCCGGCCGCGGCACGCGCCTGAAGGGTCATGGCGACGGCCTCGCACTGCTCGCGAAGCTGCGCGCCGACGGCATCGACGCACGCCTGTGGCTGCCCGGCGCGCGCGAAGCCGGTCGCGAGGCCTACATCGCCGAACTCGAACGCGAAGCCGCGCAGCTCGGCATCGCCGAAGCGATCGCGTTCACGCCGCCGACCGATGCGATCGCGCGCGCCTACGCCGCGAGCGACCTGGTGCTGCAGCTCTCCCGCAAGCCCGAGTCGTTCGGACGCACGGTGATCGAGGCGCTGTCGGTTGGTCGCCCGGTGCTCGGCTGGGCGCACGGCGGCGTCGGTGAACTGCTCGAGGACTTCGAGCCGGCCGGCGCGGTCGCGCCGTTCGACCTCGATCGCCTGCATGCCACGGCGCGCGATCTTCTCGCGCAGCCCCCGGCACTGCCGGCTAGCATTCCGCTCACGTTGCAGGCCATGCAGGAGGCGACGCTTGGCGTCTATCACGAACTCGCCGGCTGA
- a CDS encoding zinc-finger domain-containing protein, whose amino-acid sequence MTDRTATSAPQTAEPANARQRYVVGRKDLPLSCPLPEMALWNSHPRVYLPIEAERECQCPYCGAHFVLED is encoded by the coding sequence ATGACCGACCGCACCGCCACCAGCGCCCCGCAGACCGCCGAGCCGGCCAATGCCCGCCAGCGCTACGTCGTCGGTCGCAAGGACCTGCCGCTGAGCTGCCCGCTGCCGGAGATGGCGCTGTGGAACTCGCATCCGCGCGTCTACCTGCCGATCGAAGCCGAGCGCGAGTGCCAGTGCCCGTACTGCGGCGCGCACTTCGTGCTGGAGGACTGA
- a CDS encoding pirin family protein, producing MIIERPGDSRGHAQHGGWLDSHHTFSFGSYYDPQWMGFGPLRVINEDRVAGGGGFPPHGHANMEILSIVLDGQLAHQDSAGGGGTIGPGEVQWMSAGHGVQHSEFNASKTDAVHFLQIWIQPDRVNAPPAYAQRAPQPGDDSGDWVLLASPDGADGSIAIRQDARLQRAALAPGANLHRALDSDRRYWLQVARGTVMAADHVLRAGDALGFVEEGGPLVIEANGDAEVLLFDLPH from the coding sequence ATGATCATCGAGCGCCCGGGCGATTCGCGCGGCCATGCGCAGCACGGCGGTTGGCTCGACAGCCACCACACGTTCTCGTTCGGCAGCTATTACGACCCGCAATGGATGGGTTTCGGGCCGCTCCGCGTGATCAACGAAGACCGCGTAGCCGGCGGTGGGGGCTTCCCGCCGCACGGCCACGCCAACATGGAAATCCTGTCGATCGTGCTCGACGGCCAGCTCGCGCATCAGGACAGCGCGGGCGGCGGCGGCACCATTGGTCCGGGCGAAGTGCAGTGGATGAGCGCCGGCCACGGCGTGCAGCACAGCGAGTTCAATGCGTCCAAGACCGACGCCGTGCACTTCCTGCAGATCTGGATCCAGCCCGACCGCGTCAACGCGCCGCCGGCGTACGCGCAGCGCGCCCCGCAGCCCGGTGACGACAGTGGCGACTGGGTGTTGCTGGCCTCGCCCGACGGCGCGGACGGCAGCATCGCCATCCGTCAGGACGCCCGCCTGCAGCGCGCGGCGCTCGCCCCGGGCGCCAACCTGCACCGCGCGCTCGACAGCGACCGCCGCTACTGGCTGCAGGTCGCCCGCGGCACGGTGATGGCTGCCGACCACGTGCTTCGCGCCGGCGATGCGCTGGGCTTCGTGGAGGAGGGCGGCCCGCTGGTGATCGAGGCCAACGGCGACGCCGAAGTCCTGCTGTTCGACCTGCCGCACTGA
- a CDS encoding YceI family protein codes for MLKRIALGLALAGLAGAAFAAPLTYKMDANHTQVTATWSHFGYSHPFANFGQADGTIVYDAKNVGASSVKVTLPLAGLDTTVPALDEHLRSDDFFDAAKYPTITFNSTKVESVGDKKLRVTGDLTVHGVTKPAVLDVTLNGAGPHPMSKREAIGFDAVTTIKRSEFGVDKYVPNVSDDIQIRITTEAMVPKADGAPQPPKKK; via the coding sequence ATGCTCAAGCGCATTGCTCTCGGCCTCGCCCTCGCCGGTCTTGCCGGCGCCGCCTTCGCCGCGCCGCTCACCTACAAGATGGACGCCAACCACACGCAGGTCACCGCGACGTGGAGCCACTTCGGCTATTCGCATCCGTTCGCGAACTTCGGCCAGGCCGACGGCACGATCGTCTATGACGCGAAGAACGTCGGCGCCTCGTCGGTGAAGGTGACGCTGCCGCTCGCGGGCCTCGACACCACCGTGCCGGCGCTCGACGAACACCTGCGCAGCGACGACTTCTTCGACGCCGCGAAGTACCCGACCATCACCTTCAACAGCACGAAGGTCGAATCGGTCGGCGACAAGAAGCTGCGCGTCACCGGTGATCTCACCGTGCACGGCGTGACCAAGCCGGCGGTGCTGGACGTCACCCTCAACGGCGCCGGCCCGCATCCGATGAGCAAGCGCGAGGCGATCGGCTTCGATGCGGTCACCACCATCAAGCGCAGCGAGTTCGGCGTCGACAAGTACGTGCCGAACGTGAGCGACGACATCCAGATCCGCATCACCACCGAGGCGATGGTGCCCAAGGCCGACGGCGCGCCGCAGCCGCCGAAGAAGAAGTAA
- a CDS encoding malonic semialdehyde reductase has translation MSQPLSQEALDQLFVTARTHNRFTGEVSDETLHRLYELVKMGPTTANTTPARFVFLKSQAAKQRLAPALDEGNRAKTLEAPVTVIVAHDLAFYEKLPYLFPHTDAKGWFDTKPEAHLETIALRNSSLQGAYLILAARALGLDTGPMSGFDNAKVDAEFFGGTRIRSNFLVNLGEGDFSQVFPRSPRLSFDEAARIL, from the coding sequence ATGTCGCAGCCGCTGTCGCAGGAGGCGCTCGACCAGCTGTTCGTCACCGCCCGCACGCATAACCGCTTCACCGGCGAGGTCAGCGACGAGACGCTGCATCGGCTGTACGAGCTGGTGAAGATGGGCCCGACGACGGCGAACACCACGCCCGCGCGCTTCGTGTTCTTGAAGTCGCAGGCCGCCAAGCAGCGGCTCGCGCCGGCGCTGGACGAAGGCAATCGTGCGAAGACGCTGGAAGCTCCGGTGACGGTCATCGTCGCCCATGACCTCGCGTTCTACGAGAAGCTTCCCTACCTGTTCCCGCACACCGATGCGAAGGGCTGGTTCGACACCAAGCCCGAGGCGCATCTGGAAACGATCGCGCTCCGTAACAGCTCGCTGCAGGGCGCGTACCTGATCCTTGCCGCCCGTGCGCTCGGCCTCGACACCGGCCCGATGTCGGGTTTCGACAATGCGAAGGTCGACGCCGAGTTCTTCGGCGGCACCCGCATCCGCTCCAACTTCCTCGTCAATCTCGGGGAAGGCGATTTCAGCCAGGTATTTCCCCGCTCGCCGCGCCTGTCGTTCGACGAAGCCGCGCGCATCCTCTAA
- a CDS encoding mitochondrial fission ELM1 family protein, whose protein sequence is MQRSTPTRILVVTDGHAGNVRQARALADALKLPTTDLVLTPRLPWRWFAPRIVGNAARAFGPEFERLLRDPALASTLAIGCGRQGALATRLLRQHGAHAVQILDPRIRTTHWDAVIAPAHDRLRGPNVIELQGSLNPVQDHWLGASRAAFASFGALPGPRTALLIGGPTSNMRLSVRGFDRWLRDVRTLVEREGGSILATTSRRTPPKMVERVRKRLRGMPGIVWTGSVDGRNPYAALLGWADRIICTADSVNMLSEACATRAPVYVAGDRSVRGRPRRFIEALRRAGRIRPLTKELEAFEAEPMRETQRVAAVLRERFGLPAPTR, encoded by the coding sequence GTGCAACGTTCGACACCCACCCGAATCCTCGTCGTCACCGATGGCCATGCCGGCAACGTGCGGCAGGCGCGCGCCCTCGCCGATGCCCTGAAACTGCCGACGACCGACCTCGTCCTCACACCGCGCCTGCCATGGCGCTGGTTCGCGCCGCGCATCGTCGGCAACGCGGCGCGCGCGTTCGGGCCCGAGTTCGAGCGCCTGCTGCGCGATCCGGCGCTGGCGAGCACACTGGCGATCGGCTGCGGTCGGCAGGGGGCGCTGGCGACGCGACTGTTGCGCCAACACGGCGCGCATGCCGTGCAGATCCTCGACCCGCGCATCCGCACCACGCATTGGGACGCGGTGATCGCACCCGCGCACGACCGGCTGCGCGGCCCGAACGTGATCGAGCTGCAGGGCTCGCTCAATCCCGTGCAGGACCACTGGCTGGGCGCTTCGCGCGCCGCGTTCGCGTCGTTCGGCGCCCTGCCCGGCCCGCGCACCGCGCTGCTGATCGGCGGGCCGACGTCGAACATGCGGCTGTCGGTGCGCGGGTTCGATCGCTGGCTGCGTGACGTGCGCACACTGGTCGAACGCGAAGGCGGCAGCATCCTCGCGACGACGTCGCGCCGCACGCCGCCGAAGATGGTCGAACGGGTCAGGAAGCGCCTGCGCGGCATGCCGGGGATCGTCTGGACAGGGTCGGTCGATGGCCGCAATCCGTATGCGGCACTGCTCGGCTGGGCCGACCGCATCATCTGCACCGCGGACTCGGTGAACATGCTGTCGGAAGCCTGCGCGACGCGCGCGCCGGTGTACGTCGCCGGAGATCGCAGCGTGCGCGGTCGGCCGCGCCGATTCATCGAAGCGCTGCGCCGGGCCGGGCGTATCCGTCCTTTGACGAAAGAGCTGGAAGCGTTTGAAGCGGAGCCGATGCGCGAAACGCAGCGCGTCGCCGCCGTGCTGCGCGAGCGCTTCGGACTTCCGGCGCCTACGCGCTAG
- a CDS encoding GNAT family N-acetyltransferase, translating into MTMGDAARVSVREVRGSDAERIAMLSAQLGYPATAQAISERLAWLADLDGEVFVAELDDMLMGWIAVERRITLESGIAFEITGLVVDATRRRTGAGRALVDAAEAWSRDRGASALIVRSNIVREESHAFYAGIGFARSKTQHVYRRAIGAASDS; encoded by the coding sequence ATGACGATGGGCGACGCGGCGCGTGTGTCCGTCCGCGAAGTGCGCGGCAGTGACGCGGAACGGATCGCGATGTTGTCTGCGCAGCTCGGCTATCCGGCCACCGCGCAGGCGATCTCGGAGCGACTGGCCTGGCTTGCCGATCTCGACGGCGAAGTCTTCGTTGCAGAGCTCGACGACATGCTCATGGGCTGGATCGCGGTCGAACGCCGGATCACGCTCGAATCCGGCATCGCGTTCGAAATCACCGGGCTCGTCGTCGACGCGACGCGGCGTCGCACCGGTGCGGGGCGTGCGCTAGTGGACGCGGCGGAAGCCTGGTCGCGTGACCGCGGCGCCTCGGCGCTGATCGTGCGATCGAACATCGTTCGCGAGGAATCGCATGCGTTCTACGCCGGCATCGGCTTCGCACGAAGCAAGACCCAGCACGTCTATCGGCGGGCGATCGGAGCTGCGTCGGACAGCTAG